Below is a window of Vigna radiata var. radiata cultivar VC1973A unplaced genomic scaffold, Vradiata_ver6 scaffold_373, whole genome shotgun sequence DNA.
ATAGAAGCCAGAGCAGGGACGAAGGTGGAAGTCGCCCTCTAAGAGGGATGATAAATACCATATCAGGAGGATTTGCTAGTGGAGGATCGTCCTCTTCGGCCAGGAAGAGGAGCATTCGGGCATTAAGGTCGATACACGCTGTGGACGTCCCCAAAAGGACTATGCCCCCTATAACTTTCTCTGATGAAGATTTCCACGTGCCTGATCTAGACCAAGATGATCCAATGGTCATTACCATGGAGGTGGCCAGGTATGGAGTGAGCAAGGTGTTGGTGGACCAGGGAAGCTCAGTTAACATACTTTACTGGAAAACATTCCAGCAGATGGACATATCTGAAGAGTTGATAGTGCCATACAATGAGCAGTTGGTAGGCTTTGCCGGCGAGAGGGTGAACACCAGGGGTTACTTGGATCTGCGTATGAGATTAGGTATAGGCCGGGGTACCGAGGAGAAGAAGGAGAGATTCCTGCTGGTTGAGGTGAGTACTTCATACAATGTCTTGTTGGGGCGACCATGTCTTAACTCTTTTGGAGCCATAGTATCCACGCCTCACTTGACCGTAAAATATCCGACCAGTTGGGGGACGATATGCACAGTCTGCGCGGATCAGAAAACAGCTAGAGAATGTTACGCGGCTGGACTGAAGATATACCCTAAGGAGCTTGCAAGAAAGAGAGCCAATGGGTCTGAGGTGGCCATGACTGATTTGGATCCCAGAACTAATACTGATGACCGCTTAGAACcgaggcgaggagaaggcacctggcgtgggcgctgggtgGATTTgcaattagaggcaaaccgccgggcggtggccccttgtcgccgggcggtggcgcgattaggggcaaaccgtcgggcggcataagtgtgccgccgggcagttgtccgctgggcctgggcctgttttctgtgacgctcctcagctataaatagccctgttacgatttcattctcattattttgacagaagagggtggccagacctaattttcactctctggagaggatctcttggatgcttaggctccttttcatcttatctagggtttgcttttccattcttccattattttcatctaggttcatcATGAGagtggtgaactaaacccttatgttgttgggggaaacaatgtaatcttttgaaactctcttttattgaaactcttgtttatttatatgattcttcatatgctttgattatcaattgttgggttctcatctacacTTAAAGTttttgtcgtttaactcattcgataactgttgtttgtctttattgatacgggNNNNNNNNNNNNNNNNNNNNNNNNNNNNNNNNNNNNNNNNNNNNNNNNNNNNNNNNNNNNNNNNNNNNNNNNNNNNNNNNNNNNNNNNNNNNNNNNNNNNNNNNNNNNNNNNNNNNNNNNNNNNNNNNNNNNNNNNNNNNNNNNNNNNNNNNNNNNNNNNNNNNNNNNNNNNNNNNNNNNNNNNNNNNNNNNNNNNNNNNNNNNNNNNNNNNNNNNNNNNNNNNNNNNNNNNNNNNNNNNNNNNNNNNNNNNNNNNNNNNNNNNNNNNNNNNNNNNNNNNNNNNNNNNNNNNNNNNNNNNNNNNNNNNNNNNNNNNNNNNNNNNNNNNNNNNNNNNNNNNNNNNNNNNNNNNNNNagataatcaagcacattaaacaagaggagtagataaaagggagcgaataagatgaaattgtcaacgcccaacaactccattcatccatagtctttttcgttaattgaatcaaatacattgcatgtttattttctgtctttgcatccacaacagttaatctttttctacaagtcttacgattttgattcacacgaacgagcctttcgagtctcttgggaagaacgatattgggtattaccgattatattacttgcacgatctggtacacttgccagtgactcAACATCGGTTAGTGcaacaaccgacgtctatagtgttatagacgtcagttaccTTACTAATGTGATGTCCCGTAGAAGTTTTCATAtgcctttagacgtcggatGCAAGAGGAGTTGACGTTTAAAGCGCTGAACAAAGTGACTTTTCAGTAACGGGTCAGTCTAGTAGACGACGAAGACCTAGGGGCACTGACGTCTATGaacttatagacgtcggtcctgAACAAATGGACGTCTATTTACCTATAGGTGAAACACATTAATTGCAGCCATATAGATGTCAGCTGTCTGACTAAACTGACGTCCAAGAAACTATTCAACTGCCTTTTTAGGCCATTTAGACATCGGACGATGAGGCGCTGACATCCAAAGCGCTAAACGAAGTGACTTTTCAATAACCAGTCAGTCTAGTAGATGTTGGTCCTATACCAAGTGGCGTCTAAGTGCCTACGAGGTAGGTGAATCGCATTAATTGTAGCAAGATAGACGTCTGGCCCCCCgtaatcgacgtctatatagtaGAAATACATTGACTTCTCACCTACCTGTCAGGTAAATGGACGTCTGTTTAGGGTGAAATTGACGTCTACACTATTATAGATGTCGGGCGATTtacaaactgacgtctatatgacaaGCTTATTTACTAAAATGTCACCGATCAGTCATATATGTCTCGCCACACCATAACCAACGTCTAAgaagtgacgttaaacaacgatTCTGCACTAATGATGACAGGAAATATATGAAGATCAAGAATGAAGGAtgaaaaatggagaagagaaatTCCCTCAGTGtggaaaaagaggaaaaagaaccattgtttcacttttctttttctaaatatctttattcataaatatctataaattttaaaaaactcacgaatattttctaaataaatatgaCAATTAACAAGACAAACTTTTTTGTTACAGGTAAAGGAGCGAATTAACAATACTTATATTTGACTTGACCATTACTCCTATTAACCATCATATGGGAATACACATAGAAAACAGGAGGGTACAAAAAGAAATGGTCGAATCTAGATGGATAAATGGGCtataagttgtttttttattggtgACAACATCctatcctacaaaacaatttaaatttattgggGCGTTGATCCCTGCACCTCTACGTTTTGGTGCTCCACCTCCCTATTCCacttttaaacctttttttttatatttctattatatctttaagtaaaatttattttataatttaattttaattccgATCTTCTAAACGTTCTCGACAGATATCCACATCCGTTTAAGGTCCAATCAAATGTTACATGTCTGACGTCTTCTTCCTCCTAGGACTCATAAATCCTCACACAGAAATacaaaaaaaccaaaaacctaACGCACACACAACTGAAAAGCTGttacatacatttaaaaaaaaacaaccagaAATCAAAACAATGCtcaagaaaccaaaagaaaaattaaactctGGTGCAGAGTGGCAGAAACCAGCAACATGCGGAAGAAGAAACCCAAAGGAACGAAAGTTTCTCTATCAAGCGGCGCAAGAAGAGACGAAAAACTAATCTCTTGAAGACCAATCAGCAGAAACGAAGCACCACCGCACCGCACCGCCGAACCGTCGCACAAACCCGCCGACACACAGACCACACTGCCGCACACCCAGGCCGCACCACCACAAAATGCACAGACAAAGAAGTTGGGAGtcaaaggttaaaaaaaatgaaaatgagagtGAAGAGAAACAAATCGGGAAGGTGGGGGTGCTGTGTTACGGTGAGAGAGGGAGTGAAAAGGTGAGGGTGCTATGTTACCGTGAGGAAGGGAgtgaaattgaaaatagaaaagtaagAAATCTAAGGTTAGTTAAATAAAAGAGggttaaaaatgtaaattacaaagtatataaaaggttatttttataatataaaaaaattaaaagaatgagGAGGTAGAAGTCCAAAACCGTGGAGGTGCAGGATCAACTCCCatcctacaaaacaatttaaattttttaattttaattaaataagaaatataacaaaaagaaaaacgttGGGCTAactcttttcctcttttttcaTCTTCATATTTGTAGGAATGATTCAAATTACCTATGACATAAGaaatattatcaattatataattcaaaaacaaattacatattacataatctaaaatatatttttaaaaatttagaagtttaaactttaaaaacatattatataatcaagaataccaaaaataattataaattatataatttaatattcagaaatatatatatatatatatatatatatatatatatatatatataatctgaaatatgttttcaaattttacaatctaaaaatttcattcatgaacactttaaacttttttaacattttatggAGGTGCGGAATAAATCATAGGTTGTAGAAAGAATACAACTTTTGAGTTACACCTTACATGATTTGCAGCAAAAATGGCTAATCGGGcatttcttcctacacctccaTATTGTCTTCCTCCATCTTCATGGACCAAATTCAAAGACCATTTTGTCTCTATCTTTTTTTCTCAGGATTTTATAATCCagatcatattttttattcttattctaaattgtataatttgaaatgtatgttttaatttttgattttaaattatacaatctaagATATATTGTATTTCTATaatcttgaatttattttttattttatatttcaaattgtataaaatagaaattttgtattttagattatataatctaatttttttattatgtactCCAGAgcttaaaatgaaaagaaggtaaaattaaaattttgaaatttaaaaaggtGAAGGAAGAAATTATGAAGGTGCACTGAGAAACGTCGAAGAATTCCAATTTGGGTCCACAATCTGAAAAGTGATGAGCCCAATTCAacatgaagaaatgaagaaaagaagaaaaagtaaaagtaacCTTGAAAaccttttaaattgtttttaggtTTGATTATTTATGCACTTATGGTTAGAAGTGAAacccaaaataattaaaagaataacatTTTAGTGTACATTGCTTTTTGTCATCTTTGAAACTACTTTATCAACTCTGTAATCCATATCCATTCCCATTGGAATCTATTCCTTATGcacccaaaaaaaatattaaagaatgaatatattttacaattttttttagaaaaaaatctaagaaattaagattattatgaatataaatttaagatgaAGTGCTCGTTGATATGATTAAGGTTATTGCATTTAAGAtactgtttattttattattagattacaattttggttaaaaagacatgaaattaaggaaataaagagagaaaaataatttttacgtttaaattatgaaaaacttaGGGTAGTGTAAACCTTCTAATTATTTCATCCTAGGCTGATAATCCATGAATGACACTAATACAATGATGTATAAGTTTAGGAAAAATTGTATCTATCTGTCGTGAAATTGTAGTATATaacattcactttttttttatatattttaaaacattttttattataaaaatttgaaataaacatttttttaatacttttattaaaatgagaCGTATTCTAAAAAGATGTTTTTCTTTCAAGCTTTTAATAAAAGATAcaaactctttattttattttttttaataaatttacattCACACAtgtaaaaaaacttatttctgatatttttactttgaattttaaattttataatttttatttaaatgttagtCAATacgattttttaaataaaatatgaaaaatatttatcattttactaAAAACAACAAGAAAGGTGAggattatttgttaaaatagcTTATTTTTAAGGTAAACAAGCAAAGGTTAGTAAGTTAtgattaataaaagataaaagcttaaatgaaaaattactgGTTAATACTAAAATGTTATAAGTTTTAGgaaatgtaataatttaaatataagtatgtattttatttctattcatTAACTCCAATAATTTCAACATATTGTAATACTagagtttaaattaatttttctagaAAGATACACTAGAAGACTCcaaattaataaatcaaaaaaCCAAACAATTAAACATGAGATTACTCTACcaacttcaaattaaaatcctaatattaaataattgtgattttttctttcttatttatcttACATAACacttaaatttcttatttttagttaatataaaacaataaactCATTTACTATcgataaacaaaaaaaaattcttttttgtcGTAATGAGATATCTTTGTAATGATTTTGAAATTAGTTTTCAGATGAAAGATGGTTTCACACTTCAAATTCCAAATTGACCTTTAATTTCCCTATTTAACCATAGAAGAAGTTTCTAAAATTACAAGTTAGATGTTAATTAGGGTTCTTGTGTGTGAATGAAGCGTGTTTCACTCTCCACCCATCAACATAGAACCCAATTCTTATTGTTGGGACCACTATCCCACTAATTCAAACACAAATGCTACAAAGATTCTCACCATCTTTCAAaacaatgaacatcatcctaaTCTAAAACTCCATTCTTCTAAGTTTTTCTTTCCACTTCATTTAACAACAACTTTTAAACTTGGTAGTTAAAGCAGATGTTTTTTTGTAAACCAAAGAACACAGATTAAAACATCTTTTTTCGATTCATTCACACGTCAGATGCTGTTTTTATCACTGGACCATCATGTTCtatagtttcttaaaataatcaaaaacagtttttaagtaaaaatgatATCAAGAACAACTGTTTGATATTTATTTGTCTCTTGCAATCTTGCATTCTCTCTTGACCCTACTTACCTCATTCATCAGAGTGGCTCTAACGTCACCTTGTCACACTTTAGAGCCAAAGGCAAATTCTCAATCTTAATAATCTCTTTCTGATGTGGTCATGCACATCAATGACTTAATCACAACCTATGCCATCGCAACCAAAGGGAAAAAGTTATTGCCACTCTAAAAATTCTTATCTGCCATGCCATTGCTTTTATCTCACATTGTCACACATCAGATTTAGATAGATATTCTTCTTTCAATTATTCAAACATTATTGTTtacattttaaacaatttaattgaatttataaaatgattaatgTTCACTCTATATAATGTGTACCATACAGTCTCCCGACACCAAGCCGACCGACCACCAGACTACCAAACCGATTATCCAAGTCGACCATCTACTAAGTTGACCATCCAGACCGATCACATGTTAgattataaacaataataactCATTAAAATCCTAATGCAGATTAAGGTATGATTGAGGCATCATTAGGCCAGTGAAAGGTAAAAACCTAttaaactagtataaataaaaatcccATATATGATTTTAGAAGACTATGCAAAATATATGCATTGTTTGTCCTGTCAACAGTTTGGTTATATTACTAATTTGAACGTCGGAATAGGACCCACACAGCTTGgacaaggaagagaaaaaacaaacaacacgtAATTTAAAGAATAGAGGACCACTAGAAAACCCGTCCGGTGACAACTTGGAGTGCTTCGAATAAGGGACTTCAACCCTATACGTGAAACATAGATATAATATTAACTTTACTTTCTGtatgaatataaacttttacatttttaagttGTTGATACCTTAATCTTAAACATGCATTTGCGGATGGTGACAATATTTTAGCGCTAACAAATCTGTAAAAGAGTTTAAAtctttaataatgaatataaaatgagTATTTACATAATCAACATTATACTATATTTCattagaataatatttaattcaaacatataataatattataattaataataacaaaatgataaatagTAACCTAATAGacttaatgaattttattattgaacTGTGTTTTTTAACTTGTCGGATCAGATATGAAGATAAGTGAACTTTAATAGTTCATTCAAGTTGAGTCTTAAGATGCTGATATTGTTTAACAATGAATAAGTTAACAGTAACACATAAGTGAGAAAATTCAGTGAACTTAAAgtctttaaattttagttaaaactAGCACTTTAGAAGCACTTCTATTTGGCAAGTAGAAGTTGTCTCACTAAATGTTAAACAGATTGGAAATtgagttctttttatttttctatacttCATTCAAGACTGTGACTGACCAAGTGTTAACTAATTTGTGGCTGTGTTATCCACACAGTGCATCTTTTGAACAGATCCTGAACTTTCACAAACTGTTTGAGTAATTCACCTTCTTTATATTACTGTTAACTTTTTGTAAACTGACATGTGTGAGAATTTTCTTAGAATTTTCAGCATGAGTACTTTTTTGTTGACTAATACATAGTTTCCATggtttctccttctctctcttccCCTCATTTACCTCACTCATCATTTTCATGTcctctatatatatatgctcATTCCTACTACTTCTCTacttcatcttcatttttctctctcacttccCAAAGCCATGATGAACAAGTTCAAGAAATCTCAAGTTCTAGTGCTGTGTGTTCTACTTGTTCTTCTTGTGATCACACCCTATTTACCTTCCTCACTCAGGCCAACCTACTTGTATTTCATCATAAACTTCCTGATCATGTCACTTTGTGCTGAAGCTGGACTCCTTTCAGTTTTTCCCAGGCCTTTGGAAGATAAAAAGCAACCTGTTTCTGTGATGGCATCAGAAGCAAGTTCTGAGAAAAGAGTCTCAGAAGATGATGAAAAGTCAGGAGAATCTGAAGGCAGGAAAGTGGAGATGATGCAAAAGGGTAGCCTTTTGTTGATAGaaggtgaagatgaagaagtgatgatggatgaagaagatgaagcagaaGAGGAGATTGGAGGAGTTAATGGGCAAGAGCTGTTTGCAAAAGCTGAGGCCTTCATTGGAAACTTCTACAAGCAACTGAAAATGCAGAGTGAGGAATCTTGGATTTATCAGAAAGGCTTTTAGGTGGAATGCTGCTTTAGCTTTTACAATAGAATAATGTGAATTATGTAATGTGGTAGATTAGAAACAATGGTCCTGTTGTGAGAAAACCATATTATTCTTCTCTCGTTGGGTTTGTACATCTTCAACAACACTACATACTTTAACTTCTCAATCCAACATCAGCTCTGTTTCCTAATTACTATTATCTCAGATACAACTAACAAACAGTAAGaaggttttaattaaaatatggtgTTGTCAGatttcttcattaaaaaaaaattaaattaaattaagaggTGTGTTGAATGatgttatataataaaatctGATATATGATTGAAGAATTTAAGGATAATTCTAAGTATTATATGTGGTAAAGATAGAAGGTTAagtaacataaatataaaaatccatgaagatagaaaaatgattttttaacacataaatttttagattcatttgatattacctttctttactttttagaATAATGGTAGATTGACATATTTACACTTATTtgacatgatttttataatgagagagtgaaaaataatgtattaaacaaGTGTAGAAGTATGTCAAAGAatatttcctctattttttattttctttttttttttaaaaaaatacaaaagtttatacttttacaatcattttatccttatactttgtatcaaataatgtaaaagtgtgttatAATATCATtactcatataaaaaaaatgtttcaattctaaatatatcattaaagTCAATCActctatatttaaatattgtttattttaaaacgtgaaatattgtaataatttgtttttaaaaaacgtgttaaaaagtaaaagaaaaaaaaaataactaagtctccaaaatatatgattattaagaaatttatcaattttttgtttctcttattAAAAAACGATGGAGGGTACCATTCATGTTCCTGTCCCCTTTTGAAATTTAACTAAGAAAAATTGGATTTTGGCACAAATAAAGAAGTCTtatttgcttttttcttttctcctaaGGCCAAATAATTGATCCTTGTTTGATCTCATGTGGGTCTTGGTTCTAAATTTTCATAACCATGACCAAGTCATCTTTGAAAATTTGAGACCCTTTTTGCTGTTTTGTCTAAGTAAATTATCTTCATAAGTAttgaaaattagggtttgtttGATTCTTTCCACACCTTTTTCAAAATGGTTTTACTAAATGACTATCAAtttctcattcaaaatttaaaacatgtattcttttcaaaacaaagaatCAACTATCATATGCTTTCTTCTAatcctttcttattttttctttccatgTAGATAATTGTAACTAATAAATTAGATGACGTgctattcttttataattataaaatctcatttattaatacataaaaattaataatcaagaTAATGAATTAAGATAACAGCtacattatttaaacaatagcaaaaaataaaattaaaatataaggactcagtttaaaaatatacaatttgtCTATACtcaatagatatttttataataaagacttaaataaaatatctaagtttatgaaaatctaaaacttaattcaatcttactaaaatatttcataaaaaaactgATTTAGTAATTCAACTTTGAAGTAAGATTTTTAActaatatgtttttagaaatACAAACTTGTTTAAGTTATTACTTATTAAcgtttaataattataaattagtacTTATTTGACtttaagattattatttttaataaatttattatatgtataatagCTAACTCAATtcagtatatataaattattttcgtttttattacataacttttttttatcagcttattatattttatcttatttttattgtgaaattatcttaaaaagTTATTCATGCCTTCTTGGTTGTTGAACAGATATAAGATTGAGATGAGTTACaacaatgaaaatatattgaaacAAAACAACCATTCGATAATTAATTAcggtaaaattaatattttttcttattttaaaattaaattattaaaataaagttttcgAATGGTTGTTTTGATAATAGTTATTTGAAGGTATTGTGGAgttaaattcatattaattagtgtaaatTAGATAATGTTTAATTAAGAGGTATTGTctaaattatttgtttggattgaaattaatttttatagttaaaatataGCGTGGTATGTTTGTTTAAAAAGACTaagagaaaataatgaaaacaatggattcgagttataattaatttatacataacttagaaaaaattaaaaaaaaattgtatgaagtttaaataaataaataaattaataatctaattttaatttgattgattGTAGTATGATTAGGAGTCCTCCGAACTACAATTTTTCTTATGTGTTTTAAGACATTTCTAAGTTATGTATGGTATTATAAAACTTTTCATTCGTAGGGCTGAGTTTTTTGCTACCTAAATAATTAGGATTCTTAATTATGactaaatgtttaatttcctaaaatatatatttaaataaattatcaaatttggtagacaaaataaactaaactgAATGGATACCCTTTGGAATCATAGacaaaattgaatgaaaattaaaccaaaaatattttggtgtATGTGTTGTTAACATATAATTGGAGAAGGGTACGAAGAAAACAACTCTTTGTTAATTCattaatcttaattttcttcttgtgcttgttttcttaatttaaaaagaaaaattaaaacccatattatattctgtttaacTTTAATTCTTATGTCTCCTAAtcaatttaaacctaattcttCTCTTATGGTTtctacaataattttttttttttgtaacagTTACTAATAAGTATAACTTTTTCAACAAAGACATATcaaattagaaattattatatcatcTCTAAACACTTACTTAGAAACTTCTTTCCAATAATAGAAATTAGGAACACACCAAGTTTCttttattcacacattttaaataaaaccaattcaaatatattttataaattaaatcaaattgttAGTATTATATTCAATAGTATCATATTATTTAGAAGACacattaaatacttttttctctttctatattctgaaacattttttaaaaataaaatcatgacgGTGAAAACTTTAGAACAgacaatatttcaaatatatgatgattgacttaatttaaaatatttatgacttttttattagttaaagatttaattatttactttttagcATTTTCTCTTTAACAAAAAGGAAAGGTATCATATACCCTTCTATTGGTGCTTTCGTGGGGTAATAAGTTGCACGGAATGTTCATTTTGAGATTATCGTTTTCAATTgttgaatataatatatatatatatatatatatatatatatatataacataatatatatatatatatatatatatatatatatatactatttatgATTTCATGTTATATGTTTCTTATGCCCTTTTAGTTTTGATGTGTGTGCATTAGTGAGATGATGTGGTAATGAGACAAAAATGTAAGATATTCTTTCTTAGCTTTGAAACTTAGCAATAGTAATTTCACTATTCTTGAACATATCTCTATATGCAAAGCTTCATATTATGGTCCTACCTTATCATCTACTTCAACAATATATGACATGCTTTATAATAATTGAGTTTAGAGGGAAATCTAAAATTGAGGTTCTAAAAAGTATACACATAATTTAAGTTGACTTATTTAAGCTGATTTAGTTAAATGATTTTTGTAGTAATGATCATAATATAGGAACTTACTAATTCCATTTATGATAaatctatattataaaatttaactcataattttaattaaggtatttttacttttattcggATATGAAGTATGTTACGttgattgtattttttttttcaaatacaataATTACATACGAAAGCATATAGCATTTAATTGAGACAAACAGaagttttaatttctaaaataaaacgTAAGTTTGATTTGTTTAATCCTTAtgctaatttaatttttttatatttatgaaatataaaattacttgtaTCTTGATTTTAACACCCaagaaagttaaatatatttatgtaattaataaaattattttttttatctctagtcgatgtgatcCGATAATGGCCAGCAACAGGTGAAACAATATGTTCAAAAAACTACCATGTTAAGAAATGGTCTTTAAACTCCACAAAATCGGTTTATAAGATGAGATTTATgctccacttatatattataaattagttttatttctaaTCGATTTGAAACTTCCCGtatataaaacttaaacttaGTTTGTTCAAACATCAGAGCTTaactttaaatttgattttttttttatttaaactaacactagtgcaaaaacgcgcTTTAACGTCActccttagacgtcggttccgtgaaaatccgacgtctacTGCTgtacggtggcattatc
It encodes the following:
- the LOC106780154 gene encoding uncharacterized protein LOC106780154, which codes for MKQSYRREMQEAKAEKSDRKKEGQGGRPGSTKAREGPRPRYQQYAQLNAPRARILQEALSTHILQDPQKRPTPSGVDSSKHCLYHQNMGHDTEECMTLRDKIEELIRAGRLKNYVKEYRPERSLVRRKSPRGSPRRSSSRYERRINRRYDNRSGDNKRTRHRSQSRDEGGSRPLRGMINTISGGFASGGSSSSARKRSIRALRSIHAVDVPKRTMPPITFSDEDFHVPDLDQDDPMVITMEVARYGVSKVLVDQGSSVNILYWKTFQQMDISEELIVPYNEQLVGFAGERVNTRGYLDLRMRLGIGRGTEEKKERFLLVEVSTSYNVLLGRPCLNSFGAIVSTPHLTVKYPTSWGTICTVCADQKTARECYAAGLKIYPKELARKRANGSEVAMTDLDPRTNTDDRLEPRRGEGTWRGRWVDLQLEVKERINNTYI
- the LOC106780159 gene encoding uncharacterized protein LOC106780159; the encoded protein is MLIPTTSLLHLHFSLSLPKAMMNKFKKSQVLVLCVLLVLLVITPYLPSSLRPTYLYFIINFLIMSLCAEAGLLSVFPRPLEDKKQPVSVMASEASSEKRVSEDDEKSGESEGRKVEMMQKGSLLLIEGEDEEVMMDEEDEAEEEIGGVNGQELFAKAEAFIGNFYKQLKMQSEESWIYQKGF